Part of the Melopsittacus undulatus isolate bMelUnd1 chromosome 7, bMelUnd1.mat.Z, whole genome shotgun sequence genome is shown below.
AAatgaattttatattttgaCTGAAAGTGGTTGTGACAATTCCCACCAGCTACTTTTTCAACACGTGGTTGATTGGAAACGGTGAAAGAAAACCTCTGTCCCCTCCTTTCACTTACTTTGTGCAAGTGAAAGCAAATTGTCCCCTCGCCTCTCCCCGCCCTCACCCCCCGCCCCTGCACGACGACCGCAACAGAAAGAGTTTCAAACATACTAATAAATAGCACTCGGGGCCGCTGCAGTTCCGGCCCGACGGAGGGCCCCGCTGCAGTCACGGTTTGCTCGGCGGCCCCACTGCCGCCCTCATCGGGGCTCCGGGGGGTGCCCCCGGTGCCGCCCGGCAGCGGGGAGCGCAGGACGGGCAATGATGGGAGGGGGGGGACGGGAGGAGAGGAGGCGCCCCCGGCCCCCGCTGTACaaaaaaagaaggtattttACATGTTAAATATTCACAGTAAGGAACGCCGATGGTAGCGGGGACTCACGGTGTATTTACAAAGAGCCGCAACAGGCGGCCGCCGCACCGCCATCACCGGCAGCGGGAGTGGGACCGGGAGCGGGGCAACCTCGCTGCTCCCCGCAACCCTACAACACGCGGCGCCGGGAGCCCGCTGCGCCGCAGTCCTCTCTGCTGCCCCTCCggcttcttttcctcctcctcctcctcccgggCGCGTAGAGTCTATAAAAATAGATCTGTACATGTCCGAAAGCGGCGGCTGGCGGAGCGGGCTAGGCGGAGGCCTCACCTTCGgggggatgcagcagcagcccGCCGCCCCCCGGCTTgtgtttcttcagcagctgtgtGATCTTCTCGTCGTCCGAGTTGGGGTCCAGGGGCTTGTTGTAGTCGTCGTCCTCCTCCTCGTTCTCCGAGGCTCCTTTCAGCCGCTCCGTCTCCGAGTCCTGCTTCTTCTTCGCCGTCGCCATCTCCGCCGCGTGCTTCTTCCGCCACTTGGTCCGCCGGTTCTGGAACCAGACCTGACCCAGCCGCCACCGTCACCATTAGCGGCTCCATTACCGACCCCGCTTTCCCGGCCCCAGCCTGCGGCTGTGACTGCCGCTTTGCCAGCGATCTCACCATTTCCCCCTCAACGAAAAGCAGCCCCGCCGCACCGCGCTCCCCGCAGCCGGGGACACCCGTTCCGTGTCCCTCCCAGAGAGGCTGAACCGCAGCCCCCAGAGCCCCCCGAGTTCCGCGGCGGGTTTGGGGCCCTCACTGCCCTCCTGCCCCGAGGGCAGGGGTGTTGTAGTAACACGTAGTAAGACACATTTCGGGCTGAATCCTTCTCCAGCCGCCCCTGTCCCTACAGATATTTTTATCCTCCTTCAGGGCGCCGCCAGCGGAGGGGGTATTTTCACTGTAGAGGCTGCAGTAATTAATTCGCAGCCATCGGGACCTATTTGCAGTGACAAAGGAGGGTCTCTACAGCAGTCTGAAAGCGTGAGCACCGCTGAGAGGCGTCTCCGGCCGAGCCTGCCTCGTGTCTCTCGGAGGGCTCAATGCAGTCCCACAACTCATGGCACCTCCGCTTTGCCACAGCTTCGGTTTTCACTAAACCGGAGAGTTTTGAGCGGGACAGTGCGAAGGGAGTGCGAAGTCCCTGTCCGAGAGCCGGGGCCGCGGTGCGGGGCCCAGGCGGTTTTGTGTGGGATGTGGGCCAGAACTCCTGCTCCCTTACATCCCAACCCCAACTCGAGCATTCCCAGCAGGGCGGCCACCCCCATGGCGTTCAGACTGAACGCACCAGGCTTTTCAGTCTTGCCTGGCGTTTGCTCTTTTTCTAGATAAGATACGCTTCAAAATACCCTCCTCAGCCCCGCCAGTAAGGTAACGAAGGGCGAAGTGCCGGTAGTCGCTGGGAAAGCCCCCGGCGTGGCTCGGCTGCCTCAACCCGCAGCAGCTCCTACAGCCAGGGGAGACCCGGTTCCGCGGCGGGGCCCGTCTGTTCCCCCGGTtacagcacccccagccccgctccgctGCGGGCCCTCACCTTGACTTGGCTCTCCGTCATCCCCAGTGAATAGGCCAACCGGGCTCGCTCCGGGCCCGCTAGGTATTTCGTCTGCTCAAAAGTCTTTTCCAGGGCGAAAATCTGCTGGCCAGAAAAAGTGGGTCTGGTATGTTTTCTCTTCCCGTCCTTATCCAGCAAAATTGAGCCTTGATCTGGCGGtggggggagagaaagggaaggcaCGGACAGACACATTAATCTGCGGGTTTGGGAATGCGTTTCGCTATCGAGCGGCCCCGGCGGACAGGGGTTCCTCTCcccggggggggcggggggggaacGACGAAGACTGTGACAAAGCTCCGgcctccctgctccccctgcttatttttccttcaaggaTCGAAACTCTGAGCGGACAAACGATATTGTTTTCTAGGAAAGCTGCAGCCAGTGCAAACCGGCTGCAACGGGAAGTCCTGCTTGGGAAAGTTTGTGCGTGCCCCTAAAACCAGCCCCCGGACCCCCACGAGTCCGCAGCGGGAACGGTGAAAGCGACGGCAGAGCGGCCGCCCTCCCCTGAGAGGGCTCCTCTGTTGGCCTCGGTAACAGGCGTTTTACAGGGCTCCGCGCTGACcgagagggagggagaaagaaaagctaacttgggaaacaaaagcaaaagagagtGAGGCAAACGCAGCCTCTCCAGCCACGGCCGGGCCCGGGGATGTGGGACACAGGACGGTCTCGCCGCGATGCAGGAGCGTCCTGGCTCCCCAGTACCGGGAGTGGACTCCCGGCGGTGCTACCCGTGCCCGCTCCCCCCGCTGCCCCTCGGCGCTGGGTACTCACGGGGAGCGCAGGCGAGGCGGGCGTCCCTCCAAGGCGGGCTCTGCATCACCCCCGGCCAGAAGATGGGCGTCCGGCCGGGCAGCTCGGCCAGCGGCTTGGGGTAGCGCCCGGCGGCCACGGCGGCGGCTGCGGCGGCGGCCCCAGGGCTGAAGTAGAGGGCGGGCGGAGGAGGCGGCGGGGGACTGAGGCTGCCGAAGCGGGGCAGCCCGGCCAGGAGCCCGGCGGGCGCCGCCGAGGAGGCGGAGGGCGAGGCGGAGGCGAGCGCGGAGGCCGGCAGGGGCATGGAGGGCCTGCTGAGGATGTCGTTGATGCCGTGCGGAGTGGCGGCCGAGAGCTGCGGCGGGGCTGAGCCCAGCGCCGAGAGTCCGCCCGCGGCGGCGGTGGAGGAGGCGGCCGGCGCCTTGAGGCCGGGGGAGCCGAGCGGCGGCGAGGGCGAGGCAGAGGCGGGCGAGGcggaggcagaggaggaggaggcgggcCCGGCGGGCAGGGGGTACGCGGGGTACAGCGGCGCCTTCATCTCGGCCATGCTGTGCAGGGCGGCCAGCGGCGGGCTGCCCAGCAGGAAGGCGCCCTGCCGGGGCGCGCCGTCCATCTGCCCCAGCGCCAGCATCCCCGCgccgccgggccgggccggggggcCCGGACGGCCCCTAGAGCCGCGGGGCCCCGGCGGCGGGCCCGGGGGTGCCGCCCGCACCGGCGCCTCGCATCCGGCCCGCGGGGGCCGC
Proteins encoded:
- the NKX6-1 gene encoding homeobox protein Nkx-6.1, translating into MLALGQMDGAPRQGAFLLGSPPLAALHSMAEMKAPLYPAYPLPAGPASSSSASASPASASPSPPLGSPGLKAPAASSTAAAGGLSALGSAPPQLSAATPHGINDILSRPSMPLPASALASASPSASSAAPAGLLAGLPRFGSLSPPPPPPPALYFSPGAAAAAAAVAAGRYPKPLAELPGRTPIFWPGVMQSPPWRDARLACAPHQGSILLDKDGKRKHTRPTFSGQQIFALEKTFEQTKYLAGPERARLAYSLGMTESQVKVWFQNRRTKWRKKHAAEMATAKKKQDSETERLKGASENEEEDDDYNKPLDPNSDDEKITQLLKKHKPGGGGLLLHPPEGEASA